In Mycolicibacterium phocaicum, one DNA window encodes the following:
- a CDS encoding alkyl/aryl-sulfatase: MEQKPPTAAIAAANRAHVASLPFADTRDFDDADRGFIAALEPCVVTAADGRVVWDNDSYSFLNGDAPDSVHPSLWRQSQLCAKQGLYEVVPGIYQVRGLDLSNISFIESDTGVIVIDPLISTETAAAALALYRAHRGDREVRAVIYTHSHVDHFGGVLGVTSQADVDAGKVEIIAPEGFTEHAVQENVYAGTAMARRAGYMYGASLDRGPQGQVGCGLGQVGSTGEVALIVPTVDIKATGETHTVDGVEIEFQMAPGTEAPAEMHFYFPQFRALCMAENATHNLHNLLTLRGALVRDPHGWAGYLTEAIDRYANRADVVFASHHWPTWGQDNIVEYLSVQRDLYAYLHDQTLRQLNQGYTGIEIAETFQMPPALEKAWHTHGYYGSVSHNVKAVYQRYMGWFDGNPGRLWQHPPEAAAPRYVAAMGGIDRVVELARAAADEGDFRWAVTLLDHAIFTDENHAAARELYADALEQLAYGAENAVWRNFFLSGATELRVGKFGTPTQAAPTMLAQLTPEQMFDTLAINVNGPRAWDLDLAVDVTFQDVDTNYRLALRNGVLVHRKVAADAATAQATVTLANKLRLLAFAAGDTSSPGVEVTGDATALPTLLGVIDRPDPAFNIITP, translated from the coding sequence ATGGAGCAGAAGCCGCCCACAGCCGCCATCGCCGCCGCCAACCGCGCCCACGTCGCGTCGCTCCCGTTCGCGGACACTCGGGACTTCGACGACGCCGACCGTGGCTTCATCGCTGCTCTGGAGCCGTGCGTCGTCACTGCCGCTGACGGAAGAGTGGTGTGGGACAACGACTCCTACTCGTTCCTGAACGGCGACGCGCCCGACAGCGTGCACCCGAGCCTGTGGCGGCAGTCGCAGCTGTGTGCCAAGCAGGGCCTCTACGAAGTGGTGCCGGGCATCTATCAGGTCCGCGGTCTGGACTTGTCGAACATCAGCTTCATCGAGAGCGACACGGGCGTCATCGTCATCGACCCACTGATCTCCACCGAAACCGCGGCGGCCGCGCTGGCGCTGTACCGCGCGCACCGCGGTGACCGTGAGGTGCGGGCGGTCATCTACACGCACAGCCACGTCGACCATTTCGGCGGAGTGCTCGGCGTGACGTCGCAGGCCGATGTCGATGCCGGGAAAGTCGAGATCATCGCGCCCGAGGGCTTCACCGAACACGCCGTGCAGGAAAACGTCTATGCCGGAACGGCAATGGCGCGCCGCGCGGGATACATGTACGGCGCTTCTCTGGACCGCGGCCCGCAGGGGCAGGTCGGCTGCGGGTTGGGTCAGGTCGGGTCGACGGGCGAGGTCGCACTTATCGTGCCGACTGTCGACATCAAGGCGACCGGCGAGACCCACACCGTCGACGGCGTCGAGATCGAGTTCCAGATGGCGCCCGGTACCGAGGCGCCGGCCGAAATGCACTTCTATTTCCCGCAATTCCGGGCGCTGTGCATGGCGGAGAACGCCACCCACAATCTGCACAACCTGCTGACGTTGCGTGGTGCGCTGGTGCGTGACCCGCATGGGTGGGCCGGCTACCTGACCGAGGCCATCGACCGCTATGCCAACCGCGCCGACGTGGTGTTCGCGTCGCACCACTGGCCCACCTGGGGGCAGGACAACATCGTCGAATATCTTTCGGTGCAACGGGATCTGTACGCCTATCTGCACGACCAGACGTTGCGCCAGCTCAACCAGGGGTACACCGGGATCGAGATCGCAGAAACCTTCCAGATGCCGCCGGCACTGGAGAAGGCCTGGCACACCCACGGCTACTACGGCTCGGTCAGTCACAACGTCAAGGCGGTCTACCAGCGCTACATGGGCTGGTTCGACGGCAATCCGGGGCGGCTCTGGCAGCACCCGCCCGAGGCTGCGGCGCCGCGGTATGTGGCGGCGATGGGCGGTATCGACCGCGTCGTGGAGCTGGCCCGCGCGGCTGCCGACGAGGGTGACTTCCGTTGGGCGGTAACCTTGTTGGACCACGCCATCTTCACCGACGAGAACCACGCCGCCGCCCGCGAACTGTATGCCGACGCCCTCGAACAGCTGGCCTACGGCGCCGAGAACGCGGTATGGCGCAACTTCTTCCTGTCCGGCGCCACCGAACTGCGCGTGGGCAAGTTCGGTACCCCGACGCAGGCTGCGCCGACGATGCTGGCGCAGCTCACCCCGGAGCAGATGTTCGACACTCTGGCGATCAACGTGAACGGCCCGCGGGCCTGGGACCTGGATCTCGCCGTCGACGTGACGTTCCAGGACGTGGACACCAATTACCGGCTGGCGCTACGCAACGGGGTGCTGGTGCACCGCAAGGTCGCCGCCGATGCGGCCACCGCTCAGGCCACCGTCACATTGGCGAACAAGCTGCGGCTCTTGGCTTTTGCCGCCGGCGACACCAGCTCGCCGGGCGTCGAGGTGACCGGTGACGCCACCGCGCTGCCCACACTGCTGGGCGTGATCGACCGACCCGACCCGGCGTTCAACATCATCACGCCGTAG
- a CDS encoding metallophosphoesterase family protein, with protein MHLLLISDTHVPKRARDMPAQVWDEVARADVVLHAGDWVDVSLLDDLEQRANRLVACWGNNDGPELRARLPERADVTLGGVRFTVTHETGASAGRDARMARLYPDTDVLVFGHSHIPWDSTAAAGLRLLNPGSPTDRRRQPHCTYMTATVGDGMLSDVVLHKL; from the coding sequence ATGCACTTACTCCTGATCTCCGACACCCACGTGCCCAAGCGGGCCCGCGACATGCCGGCGCAGGTCTGGGACGAGGTCGCGCGCGCCGACGTCGTGCTGCATGCCGGCGACTGGGTGGACGTGAGCCTGCTCGACGACCTGGAGCAGCGGGCCAATCGCCTCGTCGCGTGCTGGGGCAACAACGACGGACCGGAGCTGCGGGCCCGGCTGCCCGAGCGGGCCGACGTCACGCTCGGCGGGGTCCGGTTCACCGTCACGCACGAGACCGGCGCCTCGGCCGGGCGCGACGCGCGCATGGCTCGGCTGTATCCCGACACCGACGTATTGGTGTTCGGGCACAGCCACATTCCGTGGGACAGCACCGCGGCCGCCGGCCTGCGCCTGCTCAACCCCGGGTCGCCGACCGACCGCCGACGCCAGCCGCACTGTACGTACATGACGGCCACGGTCGGTGACGGCATGTTGTCAGATGTGGTGCTTCATAAGCTCTGA